The Leptospiraceae bacterium genome includes the window GCCAAAATCCACTCTACTATTTGCATTATGAAGTTCACGTAGGGACTCAGCCTCTTAACCCATATTCATTCTTAAACCAAATTCAAGAAAAATGATAGAAGAAACCGAAAATTTTGTAGTCAATAGTATAATTGGTGAGGGTGCAAGTTTCACAGGAGAGTTTCGCCTAAGTGGTCTAATTCGAATCGACGGCAATTTTAAAGGACTCATAGTTACAGACGGAAAAGTTCTAATCGGAAAAACTGGATTTGTCGATACAGATATAAAAGCTCGTGTAATTGTTGCCGGTGGAGAAATTACCGGGAATATTTATGCCTCTGAAAGAGTCATCCTATTGTCAACTTGCCGATTAAGGGGGGATGTAGTGACCCCTCGGCTCATCATTGAAGAAGGTGTAAACTTTCAAGGCAAATGCACGATAAGTCCTGTATCGTGATATCACCCGTACTTACAGAAAAAACTAATTTTAGAGATAAACAAAGAAAAACTCTTGTTGAAGGAAACTCTTCTTTTGGCTCTATCGCAGAAAAAGAA containing:
- a CDS encoding polymer-forming cytoskeletal protein; amino-acid sequence: MIEETENFVVNSIIGEGASFTGEFRLSGLIRIDGNFKGLIVTDGKVLIGKTGFVDTDIKARVIVAGGEITGNIYASERVILLSTCRLRGDVVTPRLIIEEGVNFQGKCTISPVS